In a genomic window of Oncorhynchus masou masou isolate Uvic2021 chromosome 4, UVic_Omas_1.1, whole genome shotgun sequence:
- the LOC135524578 gene encoding nuclear distribution protein nudE homolog 1-like: MGEPKTPKFGSIEEELSFWKEQSDKHQQRAEEAQEELQEFQQMSRDYEAELETELKQCEARNRELLSNNNRLRMELENIQEKYEAQHSEAFRQISLLEGDLEETTAVKDQLQKYIRELEQSNDDLERAKRATIMSLEDFEQRMNHVIERNAFLESELDEKENLLESVQRLKDEARDLRQELAVQQVQERRPPSSLSKEKDRTESLSRSTIPTTPSKPLGTFPATPASSIRRGDNLTGTPLTTSARISALNIVGELLRKVGNLESKLASCRDFVYDTSPKRSALPSCPGTPSAIEGGTEIQACSMSPPHYDSLVKRLEFGPAPPRGVSSHGSQSPSGGVKILL; encoded by the exons ATGGGGGAGCCCAAGACGCCCAAATTTGGGTCCATAGAAGAAGAGCTGAGTTTCTGGAAGGAGCAGTCAGACAAACACCAGCAAAG GGCTGAGGAGGCACAGGAGGAGTTGCAGGAGTTCCAGCAAATGAGTAGGGACTATGAGGCTGAGCTGGAGACTGAGCTGAAGCAGTGTGAAGCACGGAACAGAGAACTACTTTCCAACAACAACCGGCTACGCATGGAACTGGAGAACATCCAG GAGAAGTACGAGGCGCAGCACTCTGAAGCGTTTAGGCAGATCTCATTGCTGGAGGGAGACCTGGAAGAGACCACAGCGGTCAAGGACCAACTCCAGAAGTACATCAGAGAGCTGGAGCAGTCCAATGACGACCTGGAGAGGGCCAAGAG GGCGACCATCATGTCCCTGGAGGACTTTGAGCAGAGGATGAACCACGTGATCGAAAGGAACGCCTtcctggagagtgagctggacgAAAAGGAAAACCTTCTGGAGTCTGTCCAGAGACTAAAGGATGAGGCCAGAG ATTTACGACAGGAGCTAGCTGTACAGCAGGTCCAGGAGCGACGCCCCCCCAGTAGCCTCTCtaaagagaaagacaggaccgAATCATTGTCACGCTCCACCATACCGACCACCCCCTCCAAACCACTTGGTACATTCCCAGCAACCCCAGCCTCAAGCATTCGTCGAG GGGATAACCTAACAGGAACTCCACTGACTACGTCGGCTCGCATATCTGCACTCAACATCGTCGGCGAGCTCCTAAGAAAAGTCGGG AACCTGGAGTCCAAGTTGGCGTCTTGTCGAGACTTCGTATACGACACGTCGCCGAAAAGATCGGCTCTTCCGTCGTGTCCCGGTACCCCCTCTGCTATAGAGGGAGGCACAGAGATCCAGGCCTGCAGCATGAGCCCTCCACACTACGACAG TTTGGTGAAGCGGTTAGAGTTTGGACCTGCGCCTCCTCGGGGGGTCTCCTCCCACGGCTCCCAGTCACCATCGGGGGGAGTCAAGATCCTGCTATGA